TTGAATCCAATAACAGCGCCTGCAAAAGCCGAAATAGTAATTGCTGTTAATGCTATCGGCCCTGCCTCTGCCATTGGCAGATGCAGAAGAAACACCAGTAAGGGTACTGATAAGATGCCGCCCCCAGCTCCCGTCAGGCCCATTAAGACACCAACAAATGCACCAATTGCTAAGGTTAGGTAGGGCAAAAAGTCCATCAATTAATTTTCAAATGGACGCGCTAACCACTCTCTTCCCTTGAGCATTGCATTCCAGTAAAGCCAAGGAAGAACATCTTTCTTTAGAATCCAAGCGAGTCTTGTGGCTTTAAGTGGATTAATGAGCCAAGGAAAAGTGGGTAAGAGTTTTCCACCAAAACCAAACTCTGCCAAAACAATTTTTCCGTTTTCTACCGTCAGTGGGCATGAGCCATAACCATCGTATTTAGTTGGCAGTGGTTTGTTGTGTTTTGCTGCTAATAAGTTCTCTGCGACGACCACAATTTGTTTTCTGGCTGCAGCAGCAGTTTTAGAGTTTGGCGACGAACAGCAATCACCAAGTCCAAAGATATTCGGGTAGCGAGTATGTTGAAGGGTAAATTGGTCTACATCTACAAAGCCATCGGCATTGGAAACGGGGCTTCCCTTGAGGCAATCTTGAGGGCCTTGTGGGGGTACTACATGTAGCATGTCAAACGATTTTTCAACCTGCGTAACATTTCCATCTGCACCTTTGACTGCAAAAATCGCTTTTTTAGATGGACCATCTACGGAAATAAGATTGGTATTGAAATTGAGTTTGGCATTGTATTTTTTGACATATTCCATAAGCGGCGGGACAAAGTCGGCTACACCAAAGAGTGCGGCACCCGCATTGTCTAATTCAACCTCAATATTTTTTAGGCTACCTTGTTGCTGCCATTCATAACAGGATAGATACATTGCCTTCTGAGGTGCTCCAGGACACTTGATTGGCATAGGAGGTTGAGTAAAAATCGCTTTTCCAGACTT
This is a stretch of genomic DNA from Polynucleobacter sp. JS-JIR-II-b4. It encodes these proteins:
- a CDS encoding FAD/NAD(P)-binding oxidoreductase — its product is MTSANSSSNVFDVVIAGGGAAGIGLAASLKSRDHSLNIAIIEPSEEHYYQPSWTLVGGGAFNVKNSRRQTKDLIPSGVRWIKEKIVGFNPEANEVLVSNGAAVKYKQLAIATGIKTNWDAIPGLKETLGKNGVTSNYSYEYSPYTWELVQGLKSGKAIFTQPPMPIKCPGAPQKAMYLSCYEWQQQGSLKNIEVELDNAGAALFGVADFVPPLMEYVKKYNAKLNFNTNLISVDGPSKKAIFAVKGADGNVTQVEKSFDMLHVVPPQGPQDCLKGSPVSNADGFVDVDQFTLQHTRYPNIFGLGDCCSSPNSKTAAAARKQIVVVAENLLAAKHNKPLPTKYDGYGSCPLTVENGKIVLAEFGFGGKLLPTFPWLINPLKATRLAWILKKDVLPWLYWNAMLKGREWLARPFEN